The genomic region TGCCAAGTATCTGAACTggtacaaacaacaacaattggAAATTGATCAACTGCCATCCAATACAACGAACTCTGCCAACGATACAGTTTGGCAAGCGCAATTAACCTCGGTGTTGGAAATGGTTCAACTCCTCTCAAATAAAACCTCGTTATACTTCCAAATGAAAGGACCTTACAAATCATGTAAGGAAGCACCTGCAGGCAAAACTGGAGTCTATTGGATCCAACTGGATGAGAACCAACCCCCATTCGAAGCATTTTGCGAGCAGAACAGCTTTGGTGGCGGATGGCTGGTCATTCAATACCGGTTCAATGGAGCGTTGGACTTCAATCGCGATTGGACAGAGTATGAAAACGGATTCGGGAGTTTGAATCAGGAGTTCTGGTTCGGATTGGAAAAGATTCATCAGCTGACTACGCAAAAACCGCATGAGTTGATAGTGGAAATGAGAGATTTCAGTCAAAATTACATATATGCTCGTTACAAGGAGTTTGAGGTAGGAAATTCAACTGAGCAATATGTTCTGCAAAAGGTGGGGAGCTATAGTGGCACAGTAGGAGACTCATTGAAACCagaaatgggtggaaaattttatACTAAAGATCGAGACTCTTCTGGTGGTGCCTCAATCGGACAAGGAGGTCGGTGGTACGCAGGcaatcattttaatttgaatgggAGATATATAAACAAAGACGACCAATCTTCTATGTATTGGTACTATTACAAAAAATCATTCCAGGGACTTGCATACTCCAAGATGATGGTTCGTGAAATTCAGACATAATTTGGTTTGTTAGTGTTAGTTGACACAATCTTTATTTATCTGTTCTATTTTTCAGTTCACTTTTATTATtacactttttattttccagtttgtttgaaacTATAATATACTTATGTATAAGTTGATAAACATGTTAAACATAGTCGATTCAATCTGCCAACATAAGTTTGCTCCATTAAGAATGTTTAAGGTCATcctgtttaaattttatttgataaaaagttgcatgttttattgcataaaaaatacttacaatggtatttattttgtatatCACAAACCTGGCTCAACATTATTTATGATACGAATTTGCAACGAATAAATTAAGATTCCTTGTTCAGCTTCATTGTCCCAGTCAAATCCGGCTAGTTTATATTTGATCGATTAAATCTAATCCTTTGgaatacttaaaaaaaatgttttatgtacAACTTTTTCTGTATCAACTTGATTGCAATAAGTTTATGTTTGCTCAATTTAAGTGTATTTTTACTATTGTTATTTTGATGTTTagccacatttttcatttccttttcctcaaGACATCATGAAATCAAAGTTCGCCAATGCTGTGCCGCTTGTTTGACTAACATTCCTAACGTTTGGTAGCTTCCGCTAGCAtgcaacaagaaaaacaaagaatgtTGCGGACGGACGATAGGTCTCGTTCGAGTTGAAAAATCGGTTCTCAAATTGGCatgtcaaaatataaaatttatacaCAAACCACACAGACAAGAATTAAAGTAAAGGAAGGAACAAATAGCCAACAAAGATGGCCATAAAATGCTTGGATTGGCCAGAAAAGGTTGTTGGTTTAACACAGAACAACCACGAGTAAAGTTTAGGACAAACGCAAAAGCATAAAAACAGCGATTACCGCTGTCGTTGCACCAATGCAAACTCGCATGTAGATAACGGTAAAGGAAACGATTGTTACTTTCGGTACCAAGTACAATCGTGGATCAAAATACACATGACTTCCCGGATACGATTCATCGGGAACGAGATGTGTAAGCATACGTGCAACGACAGCGCTAAACGTATGGCGCGACAAACattaataattaaatcaaaacatggcTTGCTCAACGCGTGGGAGCAAAGACCGGGAAAGCGGGATCGCTTAAGACTACAAAGTCAAGACGCCACACGTGTGCGTACgcgaaacaaatttcacatAAACAAAATCCAACAATAACATTGTAGAACGAACGATCGCGAGCGGACGCGATctaacaatgttttaacaagTACAAAATTCAGCTAACcgaatttcaacaaaataacaTTGTAGAAAGAATCGCGAGCGTGCACGATCTAACAATGTTTTATCCAGTACAAAATCCAGATAACCGAATTCCAACGATACAACATTGTAGAAGGAACGATCGAACGTAGCGAGAGCGCGTTGACGAACGTTGCGCTCCGATCGACCTCGTAAACAATCTTCAATTGTTTACGCGATCGACATAAGTTCAAGTACATGGCCAGCATAAGATTCGAATACGTGACCAAATCATGCGAAAGTCAGTGAGTCAGGCCAAAACATAAGCAtctaaaccaaaacaacaatgtAGTTACAAAGGCCAATGTTCGATTTCAAGTTCAACAGAAAAACTGCGAATATGTTCGAACGAACATGAATGAACAAGTTGGAACAGGAATTTACGTTAGTTCAACGCAATTCAAACAAATCTGGATTCTGAAGCGAGATCTTCTAACTCGCTCGCGCTCTTTAGTCCATAGAAACCATTTAGGTATATAAGACGCAGAAATTCGGAATAAAATCAGACTTTCATGGGAATCCATCCGAGGCGGTCACCTTGACCGTCTTGGTACGAGGCTCGTGGATGTTCTCATCATCTTAACCTCGACGTTTTAGAGGAAAGGAAGTCCGgtctaattattttttaccCTTTCAGCAACCTTACCCTAAGAACTTGGGAAATCTTGAGAGCGtcccctccggcgtcggcatagtcacggcacggaccaaactctcGGGAAATCCACAAGTTCAATTTCCTCCTTACCCCAAGGGCTTAGGAAATTTCGAGAGCGtcccctccggcgtcggcgtagtcacggcacggaccaaactctcGAAAAATCCGTAAGTCCAATTCCAACCGGTTACGatttctccgttgtcggcgtagtcacggcgcgGACCGATCGTACCAAATCAACCTTTCTATCCCAGTCCGAAAGACTTAGGAAAATTCGAGAGCGtctcctccggcgtcggcgtagtcacggcacggaccaaactctcGAAAGATCCAAAGTTCTATCCCATCCTCGGTCGCGatttctccgttgtcggcgtagtcacggcgcgGACCGATCGTACCGAAAAGCCAACTTCCTAACCCTATCCGAAAGACTTAACGATAATTCGCCAGAATCTCTCTCCGTTGGCGGCGTAGTCACGTCGCGGACCGAATTCTCGGTTATCGTCAAGTCAAGGTTTTAGTATCACACGTTGTTTTCTCCGGtgtcggcatagtcacggcccggaccgaacacgttgatactaAAGCCGAAGGAGTCGAGCGCATTAAAAGGTGTTCGCGTTGGAGACGACCAACGCACACGGTCAAGCTACCTTCGCGCTTGATCGGACAATTCCACGTCGTTACAAAGAAGATAACATAAACCCAACCCGATAAGTCCTTGTAACACACCGATAGTGTGGTTGAGGGCACTTTTTTCCGCCCATCCATTTTCCAGACACGGCAAGCGCCGATCGGATGTGCGGTAGCCACAATGGGAATTAATGTGCAGTGGTTTTAGCCACCAACACCGCCAACCGGTTCGTCCCACACCCGCCAAACCCGACGCTAATGTGAGCGTTTCGTATAAACAAGCGCGATAAATGCAATTTACGACCTCTCCCGTTTGTGACACTTTTTCCTAGCGGTCCGTTTTTCAACCGCTTTCCCGGTCGCTTTCCGTCCTACCGCCAGCATTATGcgatgtttaattttattattccttTTGTTACCACCGCAGAGCTTCAGGACAGTTCGGTTGGCCCAGCTCGATTTGGACGAGCTTTTTTGCTATTCTGCCGTGTGATTAGATTACAACAGCGTGTCCCGTTGGGTGGCAACTACGACACGACATTATTTTCCCCCTTTGCCTCGtttcgatggaaaaacaaacggactGTCACTAATGAGCCCAGATGTACGGTGAAACATTTCTTGGGGAAAATGCATTTTAACTGCTGTTTTCCTCTTCAAACTTTATGTAACATTCACGAACAGGTTTTGGTCGTTGGTtgccaaaaacaaactcacaaATTTACAGatgttttctttcggttttAAAGTATGTATGGAATTATGTTTATATCAGTACCAATTCTGCGCACTGCAAGAGTTGATTGAGAAAACAATACAAGTAGCAAACTAATGttgatgatattttttaaCGTAActgttgtattatttttaacacgtttttttaatacaaccccctaaagtgggtgacagcagcaactagttctaaaaagtttgtgacccataaataaatgaaaatgcaacataaagattatagtaatattaaaaataagttatttgggaagttaagtttttgcttggccttcgaaaaccatcggtttaacaaattttataaacaaattttaattaaaaagattatactaaaaattgtgcttaaAGCGTActaaacgtaaacaaagtAGTTTAGACCATCCAAAGATATAGATATAgatcaaaacattaaaaaatacaaactcgttttcttttcctacgtCTTATGAAATTCTGctattttcttaaaattaacTGGAAATGGAACTTTGTTGCAATGATATATTTAAAATTCGCTGAGCAAACATGTTtacaatttgaatttgaatcaCGTGCTAGAAGCgaaactaatttaaattaatttgatcgATATATTATCGATACAATGAATTGTTCATACAGTTTATCTTCGTTAGAGCAAAACATTCTCGGCTCAAAaatatgtgaaaaataattgttcAAATTGAATATATCGATTAAATTGGCATTTTAACATCTAGAACCGCGTTCTATAGTAATGCATGTAGAACTAAGACAGACTTACCTAATTCGAAGTTTGAAGGAAGTACGTTTTACGAAACGAACGTTCATCATCTACGTTACGATTACGAGGAACCCATCACACATTGCTGAAAATGAAACGCAACCGAACCGTGTCCGCGACGGAAATCCTTAACTTTTCCTTCGTCAGATAGGATCTTTCCGGTTGTCTCGTTCCGGTTCGAATGACGGCGTCACCTCGTAATTTCATCAATTATCTACGGCATCAAGCCGTAGTCATCCGTGACCGCAGGCAGACGACCGCGAACCGGTGTGCCCTCGCTCGGTGGATTGTTGTGTTTGCCCCCCGGATGTTGTAAATGATGCTATCCGTGTCACGTAACGCCCATCGGAAGGTGGGCGATTTCCGCCACCATTTCCCCAAACCGGTTTGCGCTCCGGTGCAATCGCACGCCATCGCATATCCTCACACCGTTTGATGTTTGTattcaattaattaattttctcctctttttatttcatcgtCTCTTTTTCTTGCGCCTCTACTTCTCAACCGGATGTCCATCGCTGCTGCAGCTACATCCTTTCGCTCGCCCTGGCCGACCTGTTGCTGATCGTGACGACCGTGCCGTTCACGTCCATCGTCTACACGGTCGACTCGTGGCCCTGGGGCAGCCTGCTCTGCACGTCGTCCGAGTTCATCAAGGACGTGTCGATCGGCGTGTCCGTCTTTACGCTCGTCGCCCTGTCCGGCGATCGCTTCTTCGCCATCGTGGACCCGCTGCGAAAGTTTCACGCGCACGGTagggtgttttgtttattgccTTTCTTGTCTGGGTTTACCTTTAGCTGTGTGCCCAATGTATCTGCCATGAAATTGGTTGCTTTTACTTTggcttttcaaatttttcgttTGGATTCAATTGGAAAGCTCTATAATGTTATTTATAAtgttatatatatttattttgataCGGTTTATTTTCTGTAAACTTtcaaaaatagataaaaattgCAAAGCAATGGTTCGTTAGTGCTTTTAAAGTAAGAAACACTGAATAACTGTTTATATTAGTCAATCTTTTCGCCATCCACAAAGCAGTTTaagtttatatatatatatagtttatatatatatatatatatatatctttttttttttttaaaagcttaCATTGTAAGGATTCTCTTGGATAATTCATTCTTTCGTATCTGCTATCGCtgtcaatgttttgtttttgtacatTATACTCTACTATTATCGATTATCTGCCCTTCACGAGGGAGCACTTTGTTTgaactttctttctttttcacaaCTGTTCTGTATTGTTcacgcacacacccacaaacacccacacacTCATAACAGTAGATCCTTTTCTAGGGGGAGGAAGGCGGGCCACACGGATGACCATCGCCACGGCCATTCTGATCTGGCTGCTGGCCATCGCGTTCGCCATTCCGGCTATTATTGGTTCGCACATTAAGGTACGTACATTGGCTCGCTGCCAACGCTGGCCAACAAACAATCCCGGCTGTCATGGTTTACAATAACTAGCTGTTTATGGAATCATTACGATACATTGCTgcgaaatatttataaactgtatgaaggaaaagacttgaataattgtttttattgtcgGCAAACTAGTCCTTCGAATAATTCGTGAATTTCTTCAATCCATGTTGTTGAAAATCATCTTAttagaaaatcatattttagaaattttcattttattattctttatgatatatctttttttctcattctacTTCTAAAACTTTCCAATTTCATAACGTTTGATCAAATCCTTTGAGTGATGTCAATAAAGATAGGGATGTTTcccatgtttttttccaaacttcattttcaaaaaactCCACACTATAATAAGTACCCTATACTCAGCAACAtcatttttccccttttcatcctttttttccatttttctatcTTTCACCTGAATGGATACTGCAGGCGATCAACGTCAACAAGGATGTGTCGTTTTACTTCTGCTATCCGTTCCCGGACGAGTGGGGACCGGAGTACGCCCGGGGGATGGTGTTGGGCAAGTTTCTGATCTACTACGCCGTGCCACTGTTCATCATCGGCATCTTCTACGCACTGATCGCGCGCCATCTCATCCACAGCGCCAAGCACGTGCCGGGCGAGATGCAGGGCACCGTACGGCAGGTAAGTGTGGCGAAATGGCGTCGGTATGGACGTGGCCCTAGCTCACATCCGACACTGATTCGTGATCCGTCCGCTAATGCGACGGCGAGTAACGTGAGAAAATTGTTTACGTAGGGGAAAGTTCAGGCTTATGCAACGATGGGGCCAAACGGCACAACTACGATTTAAGTAGAATGTTACCatagtaaataaaatgaattaaagGTATTTTTCAAGTAAGAATAATCAACGCAATTGGCTCAGGAAATCCAGAACATATGCAATGCTTGTTTTTTGCCTTCAAGAAGAAATTTGGAACAAACAGCAACCAAAGTTAcatcaagaaaaaacaactaaaacttgtttatgttttgtctAAAATGCTGTTTTAAAAATTCCGTATTGCAGAGTGAATCATAACAAAATTGATTAGTGCAAAAAAGGTTCCAAAACGAATACAGATTATAGGTTTTGCAAGCATTGGTTTTAGAATTTACATCGCCTtgtttgagaaataaaaaaatcatatttcatatattctGTTGAGAGTACATTTTAGAACACTTTTCCCTACACACTACATTCTAAGGGCAATAGAGGTGTCAaaagattaaataaaaaataaactcctcTTCCATCTAACGGCACGTAAGAAGATTTCATTCTTCGCCTCGATAAACCTCCGACATCAAACCACAGCCGGGCCACGGCTTACAGCAAATAGGAAAGCGAGAATGAAGGAAATcttattaaaaactaaatcaaaGAGACATTGCAACTTACCGGAAGCAAGCAGTTTACTCCAAAGCGCACAGTCGCTTTCCGCACTGCAACCACCGGCATGGCGTGCAAAGGTGGGGAGAAATAATTTATACTACGACAAAGAACCACCGGAGATTGCATAAAGCGTGGGAAATAAGGtttttatattaaattaatttttactaCCATTTTGCCGTATTCCATTATCGTTCCGGTTGCATGGTTGCGCCGGGGAGATGGAGATGAATGCAAAAGTGTGTCTCGCACGTTACGTAAGCGAATGGAAATGTAAGGCAGCAGCTCCTTTTAAATGCATCAGTAAAATTAAACGAAGAGGAAAAGAATTTAATCTGTTTTCTTATGCAtggcaaaatgtttgataaaaagaaaccgtAGAGAAAATGGTACAATAAATTTATActcaattatatttttaactaatgcttttcgctttttaaaaaaatacgtaTAAAATCAAAAGCATGCTGGAAATGTTATCAATAGCTCTTggagaaaatcaaattcacatGTTTATGGGCTGACCTTTCTCTTGTCTTTGTCTTTTcgaatttacttttctttgaaaattgaaacatcaGCAGAAAAGCACAATCATCGTTTGATTAAAGTGCATCGCAGTAGGCACAAAGAAATCGATTACTTTTGCCACCATTAACTTAAAACATTCTACGGAACCTTAGTGCTTTTCTCTTTTCACTCTCTTCATCCATTCCTTTGCGCacaaaacggaaacggaagcgTTGACCCGGTTTCCAGTTGTACAATAAACGATAAACATTTGCAATTTTATGGATCCGTCccagctggaaagagtccTGGAGAAAGTTGAACCTTCAGCTATCCAACTCTGAAAGTGGAAGATTGTGATGGGAccgtttgaaaagaaaactaaacttTGTAATTTATTAGCGGCGATATCTGgtgacttttttttcgaatttgttaaaatataaaaccttAAGGGTAGTTTGCGAAAACAAAGTTTATTGGTTTGTTTACATAAAAGTTTTCCGTAATGTTTAAAAGTAGCCTCAtctatttcaattgtttttctcATCAGCTCATCTaatgtattgtttttctttgttctcaTTTCATGTATCGTGAAATATTTCGAATTCTCCGACGTTGGGGACATCAATTCAACATAACAAAACTGAATAAAAATTACTTCCAACAAAATTCTACGACTCACGAAGATCAAAGCACGGCGGAAAGTGGCGATCACCGTGCTGGCGTTCGTCGTAATATTCGGCATCTGCTTCCTGCCTTCGCATCTATTCATGTTGTGGTTTTACTACAAGTAAGTACAAAATAAGTTCTTCTCAGTGCACCCGAAGGATTGCCATGTTTCGGTTCCCGTTTGTTTTACTCTTACATCTTACGTTCCACTGCGAATTAGGTTTGGCGATTCCgcatgatgatttttccatttcgaagATAATCTACATCGTCTTGGAAAAAACAAGAGCAGGTTGCATTAAATAATGCATTCGTTACGTTACTTTTGGTTTATTTCAATCAagagaatttatttttttcaaattcagaACTGTTTATGACAAGTACtaacttttttacttttctttttaatacgAACAAGTATTATACTTTGTTTTCAGAAATGAGATGAGATCATACAATTTCGTATTTTAATAGTTCTACTGTAGTTGACTAGAGTAACTAACACTTGTGGTCATAGACCGAGAAATAATGATGCAGGAAAACTGTAAACTTTCGTTTAGCTATGCAGTTATCTgaacgtttttatttctctttgtCTGCGCTGAGATTTGTTCGTTTCCAAACCACCGCATGGGACATTTGGTCTATTTTAATGACCACTCAAAACCACAACTGGACTGGTACGACTTCCGTTTTCCAGAGTAGAAAACCCCGTTCTTCGGTGGCACATTCGAAACCTACAACAAGGGCGAGGATTTCGAGAGGAGTTTGTTAGACACTGGGGAACGATTTACATTCTCGCGTTACGGATTCTGGGAACGTCTCAGCAGAAGTGAAAGTTCCATTAAATATTATTGCTAATTACATTAAACCCCGCAGGGAGGCTGGACCCAAAGGGGTGGCGGGAGTCTTCCCATTTGTTTGTTCCGCTTTAACCTGTCTTTTTCCTAATTCGGTTGAAGATAATTCAAGATGATTTCAATATTATGCAAAATAATTGCATGTAATATGTTTGCCAAcggttttacataaaaaaaatcaactgttATAAGATTGTTTGGACTACTCattgtcttttttgttttgcatcaaTCTCAAGCCTcttgaaaagattttttttcataaattacgCCACTCGTATGGTTTTGAACGTTTAAATAATGTCATGTCATGAACATAATTTCCACACACAACACGTGGAAACGTATGACAGAAGGAAAAGCATGTAAACGTTATGGCCCATCAGCATAATTACATTTCACTTCGTCCCTCTTCGTCGACGGGCACGTAGCATGTTTGTTATCTATCTCGTTCGGTGCCGTAAAGCTTTATTATAAACCCGGGAGGAATCATATCCTTCTTTCTCCGGTTCCCAAAAATACACCACAAAAGCAGCATCACGGCATGATGGATGCGCTTCAAACGGTCCTCCTGGGCGTGATTTGGCGGATTCCGGCCAGATTGTGCTGCGCTTACTTGGAGTGCGATCAAACGAACCGTACCGATGGAGCAGTTCCGCTTCGCAGTCTCTTCTCCGTTGCGTAAATCCGACCCCGTAAAATCCCAGCCAAAGCGTTTCCGCTTTCCCGGAAAGGGGTTGATGAATACGTTTGCGCGACCTTTCAACAATGACATTTTCTTAATGTTTCCTTTACCGAAAACCGGCGACGGAACGCaaggaaacggtttttgacgGTGATGATGAAGAGGGCTTAAACGACGGTGTACTTCGCCgtgctttttttctcgtctCTTGCGTGGGGATAACCGCAGTCTAATGATTTTACGGCACGAGCACCTTTTTGACGAGGAGTTGACGGGGTTTTAAGGAGGTTTTTGGAGGGGGCTACAATTTATGGTTGCATTCAATTTCAGGCGCGTGACAAGCAAAGTGCGCAATGTCATGATGATTTCGATTGGATCGAAACTGCCTCGCGCTTAGCGAACGAGAAAAATGGGACTAATTATGTTTACAAGCTGTAATGCGAATCGAAATTCAAATGGGCTTGgttgttttaaagaaaaacaatcgaaaagaGCATGAGAAGGTATTTAATTAAACTGCTGTAAAGTATTATAGCACCTGTGTTTTAGCTCAAATGAATTAGATTGAATGAATTCATCAAGCATAATGGAATTTGTGAAATATTGTTCCAAGAATGAAGGAATTTATATTCTCTGATAGCCGCGCATCGCGTTATCTGCAGCTTCTGGTTGAGTTTTGAGGcgagatttatttttcatgcttCATCCTAATGATGGGTAATTGAAGAATTTTCTGCAGAGCACAAAGTGCTCATTAATCTAACGCACTTTTCCAAATTACTCCGCCCCCCTGGGTCTTCTATAATTCATGCACCACTCATAAAcgtttcttatttatttaaattcaccAACCTCGTAAATATTCTCCGCCCATTTTATGTCGGAATTGTTTTAGTGTAGGATTTTTAGTTGCTTTGAACTTTTTACCAATACGTTACCATCTTTTGggcattttaattaattggTAAAAGAAGCCATGCTAAGCATTCTGAAAATCAAtcttattttgtttctataGAACTATTAATTAATTGTAAAAACAAGCCTTGATAAGCGTTCTGAAAATCAAtcttaatttatttctatCGAACCGACGTTTTTATCTGGTGAATTGGAACATAAATTATTAGTGTGACTTTTATGTGGGTTTTATTGGTTTCCGATAAAACCTTTTCTATTCCAACACATAAAAGCGTCTGCCTAAAATTTTATCTACAAACCGGTGTTGAATTGCAAACAGGTCAACGTTTGCCATCAATTTCACAATGTTTACTGTGGCAAACAAATTCCAGCCCTGTTTCTTATCCATCATTTTTATTGGGTTTCGaatggtttctttttgctttctgGTGATAGACATAGACCCTACCATGGCTTTTATTTCATTGGTCgtccgtttcctttttctcgcttttcaATCTCCTTCCAGCCCAAACTTCAACGAGGACTATAACGGTTTCTGGCACGTTCTGCGAATAGTTGGCTTCTGCCTGTCGTTCGCGAACAGCTGCGCCAATCCGGTCGCGCTGTACTGCGTCAGTGGCGCATTTCGGAAGCACTTCAACCGGTACGTATTCTTCGGAGAAAAGGCTCGAAAGAAAATGGTTCCCACTCGTGGCagcatgggtttttttttcggcgaCCGTTAACAACACAAAAGACCCATCGGCCCATTAAGTAACCTGGTTTCCGCCGAACTCCGGGGACCAATTTTTAGCCATCGCATGCTTGATAGTTTTCAGCGAATCTATTACTTTGGGCGTTTAGTAAAATCCATTCTAacggttttaattttgtttccttcttcaGTTATCTGTTGTGCGAAGGTTCTTCGAGCAGCCGACGGCGGCACGGGGACAATCTCGCACCGAGAGACACCTCCCTCACCAGCACCATGTCCCGCCGGTATACCAGCAAACGGATGCAGTCGTTGCGGATGTAAGTATGTGTGCGTTTTTCCACGAGCTTTTTATCTGTGGTGGTCCAGTTTGCAAAAACTAAAAGGGTTTTGCTAACGCCTCATACTAGCTAgcataaaaacacacatgaCTTTAACTTTGGAACCTATTTTCGAATGGCCCAAAAATGGATCGGTAAGAGGAATTACCGGTTTGACTTTCTCCAAAATGAAAGTCCAACATTCTTTGACCCTTGCGAgccgattttttttcgatcgaaTAGGATAAGCTTTGTCTTGCAAACCCCAAAGCCTAGCATGGAGATGGTCGGCACCACCCTAAGGGTGCTTTTTCAGATCCCACTCGGGGAGGATCCCTTCACGTATCATTGCACATCATGGAATCTCAAGCaaggtggaaaaaaagttCCCCCGAAAGGAACGGTGAGAATGTAAAACATATGATTGCACTTTCGAACCAACAGTGCGTAGGTCGCAACAAAAATAACCCATGTCCgttttgcaaataaaactggaatgaaacaaatgttaCGGACATTGGTCGGCCAGAGTAATATTTCATTGATTTATTATAGGGCTTCACAAGACCCGCTCGACCCACTCTAGCTCATTAGGGGGTTATTTATTGCATATACAATTTTCTCTCTGTACACAAACTATTCTCAGAAGTTGTGAGAGTTGTTATAATTGGATTGCTGCTTtccctttatttttgttttatgggcGTAATAGGCTTtttaggaaataaaataaatgtaatgtacCAATGAGGAAATTTGAAAAACGTTGTTTACATTATAATTGGTATTTTAAAATGTCAGGGAAATTTATCATTGCATATGTGATTGAAAATTTCCATCTGAAGGCTTGAGATACTTTCCAAGAATCTACCCATTTACATTCGAAAGCAgtgaaacaccaggcgcctccattgcacTCTTCTTTACCGGTGATTACTGAATAATCTCTTCATGTTTCACATTCCAAACATGTTTTTGCTGTTCTGGAATACTTCGCTTAACCacatttgcttgcttttacAACACGCTGAAGTCTTCATCATACGCAATGATGATAAATTAGTTTACCAAATCACAGACGCCCCCCGGAAAAGCTCCAACGACACGCGAAAG from Anopheles coustani chromosome 3, idAnoCousDA_361_x.2, whole genome shotgun sequence harbors:
- the LOC131265897 gene encoding neuropeptide CCHamide-1 receptor-like, which codes for MLTSAMMLMLEDRTGTDNGENDSTSSATAFDDDEVFGNVVYEEAASAFTSLPPPDYPPVHHHAPSVALSDFELLEVLLNTSSNGPLGSLWNGTGAAAAGSTETPYTPYEMRPETYIVPILFAAIFIIGVLGNGTLVIVFLRHRAMRNVPNTYILSLALADLLLIVTTVPFTSIVYTVDSWPWGSLLCTSSEFIKDVSIGVSVFTLVALSGDRFFAIVDPLRKFHAHVDPFLGGGRRATRMTIATAILIWLLAIAFAIPAIIGSHIKAINVNKDVSFYFCYPFPDEWGPEYARGMVLGKFLIYYAVPLFIIGIFYALIARHLIHSAKHVPGEMQGTVRQIKARRKVAITVLAFVVIFGICFLPSHLFMLWFYYNPNFNEDYNGFWHVLRIVGFCLSFANSCANPVALYCVSGAFRKHFNRYLLCEGSSSSRRRHGDNLAPRDTSLTSTMSRRYTSKRMQSLRINIQETTIVMIPNGSSKSDGTTLEKEMVCLS